In the genome of Mycteria americana isolate JAX WOST 10 ecotype Jacksonville Zoo and Gardens chromosome 7, USCA_MyAme_1.0, whole genome shotgun sequence, one region contains:
- the LRRIQ4 gene encoding LOW QUALITY PROTEIN: leucine-rich repeat and IQ domain-containing protein 4 (The sequence of the model RefSeq protein was modified relative to this genomic sequence to represent the inferred CDS: inserted 7 bases in 6 codons; deleted 3 bases in 2 codons; substituted 1 base at 1 genomic stop codon), with the protein MAESQQSQEASAGGTHCPKADSVGFEDDHDQTAQEIPVNEVPENEALSLTRITGRIFFTDLANKQLRTISPEVLSGLDYLEELHVEKNLIVSIRRDISRLRHIRXLLDQNHVQDICEEPGELKCLLSLDLSNNPFSCSLLPVISKLQSLCQLRLYKXNLHEIPVQICECLHHVELFGLSYNXLKCLPKEIVNVTXKEIYLQKNRFENFPKELCHIANLEIIDLEQNLFSLIPEEVGFLTNLVKLFLAFNNLSSIPPTLQRCQKLAVQDLSHNLLHKLPPALKNLTEMRVLRLXANSLEKFPHQICCWLSLSRVYLRNTGLRTVPRSFTRLTSVRILDLSENCFDEIPKGIGTMKYLEVLALDGNQIQEIPAEVKELTNLKRLSLSENQFSIFPKEIFLLESLERLYLGQDTGIKSTSLPEDISKLQNLKELHMENNCLECLPTAIGXLTHLKILDCHNNLLKQLPDSVCQIQGEKQECSPSFLFFVLQLFAFVGSGLQKLLVQNNHLSQPPEDLDSLQQXLVLVDGNPMTDPHIEACCQGTSAIWEYLWGKKETSVCITSGPWNSFAQKKYRIQSLWRGLMNQKRIGPFLTLKNLMKKRKKENKGKGKGKEKPVKRIRSQKVVFGQ; encoded by the exons ATGGCTGAgtctcagcagagccaggaggcCAGTGCAGGGGGCACTCATTGCCCTAAAGCGGACTCTGTTGGTTTTGAGGATGACCATGATCAGACTGCACAAGAAATACCAGTGAATGAAGTGCCAGAGAATGAAGCTCTTTCTCTCACACGCATCACAGGCAGGATATTTTTCACTGATTTAGCCAACAAGCAACTGCGAACCATCTCACCAGAGGTCTTGAGT GGACTGGACTATCTGGAAGAGCTGCACGTGGAAAAGAACCTGATTGTAAGCATCCGCAGAGACATCAGCCGCCTGAGGCACATAA CCCTCTTGGATCAGAATCACGTACAGGACATATGTGAAGAACCGGGGGAGCTGAAATGTCTTCTGAGCTTAGATTTAAGTAACAATCCCTTCTCTTGTAGTTTGCTACCAGTTATCAGCAAGTTGCAGTCCCTTTGTCAGCTCAGGCTCTATA AAAACTTGCACGAAATCCCAGTGCAGATCTGTGAATGCCTCCATCATGTTGAACTGTTTGGCCTTTCTTACA GTCTCAAGTGTCTGCCTAAAGAAATAGTGAACGTGAC AAAGGAAATTTACctccagaaaaacagatttgaaaatttTCCCAAGGAGCTTTGTCATATTGCTAATTTAGAAATAATAGATCTGGAACAAAATCTATTCAGTCTCATCCCAGAAGAGGTAGGCTTTTTGACAAACTTAGTTAAgctatttttagcttttaataaCTTATCTTCCATTCCTCCTACACTGCAACGCTGCCAGAAGCTGGCTGTGCAGGATCTGTCTCATaatctcctgcacaaacttcccCCAGCTTTGAAGAATCTCACTGAAATGAGAGTACTCAGAC CTGCTAACAGCCTGGAGAAGTTCCCACACCAGatctgctgctggctgtccctTTCGCGTGTTTATCTGAGGAACACTGGACTGCGCACAGTACCCAGGTCCTTCACCAGATTAACCAGTGTCAGGATACTAGATCTGAGTGAAAATTGCTTTGATGAGATTCCTAAAGGAATAGGCACTATGAAATATCTGGAAGTATTGGCCCTGGATGGCAACCAGATACAGGAA ATACCTGCGGAGGTGAAAGaactgacaaatttgaaacgccTTAGCCTGTCTGAGAACCAATTCAGTATCTTTCCAAAGGAAATCTTTCTCCTGGAGTCATTAGAGAGATTATACCTGGGGCAAGATACAGGAATTAAATCCACAAGTCTGCCAGAAGACATCAGCAAATTGCAG AATCTGAAAGAACTGCATATGGAGAATAATTGTCTGGAGTGCCTGCCCACAGCTATTGGCTGATTGACCCACTTGAAAATACTTGACTGTCACAACAATCTC TTAAAACAGCTCCCAGACTCTGTATGCCAAATACAAGGTGAAAA GCAGGAATGCTCCCCATCATTCCTGTTCTTTGTGCTGCAGCTGTTTGCTTTTGTGGGTTCAGGTTTGCAAAAACTGCTTGTTCAGAACAATCACCTGTCCCAGCCACCCGAGGATTTGGACAGTCTTCAGC TCTTGGTCCTTGTGGATGGGAACCCTATGACAGACCCTCATATTGAAGCATGCTGTCAGGGGACATCTGCCATCTGGGAATacttatggggaaaaaagga aacaTCAGTCTGTATCACCAGTGGGCCATGGAATTCATTCGCTCAGAAAAAATAcagg atccaaAGTTTGTGGCGTGGGTTGATGAACCAGAAGAGGATTGGACCTTTCTTGACACTTAAGaatctaatgaaaaaaagaaagaaggaaaataaaggaaaaggaaaggggaaagagaagccTGTTAAAAGGATCAGAAGCCAAAAAGTGGTATTTGGGCAGTAA
- the LRRC31 gene encoding leucine-rich repeat-containing protein 31 isoform X4 has translation MQKLGKKPNSKNLDLNNCALSAADVTDLASLLPFLPELEEISLSWNGCVGGTLKALTVHLHHVNLLKVLRLNNCRLTAEDVTSLGEAFELVPQLEELDLSWNSNIGGKLSLLTKKIPKGCKIKLLKITDCNLTAKDGESLAEILNVIPNLQVLDLSINKHIGCSMKVIAQDLKNVPGLKELNLHMCGLKQDSLQGLDAALQHLAELRKLDISCNKEIGGGFKDSTAHLASLKNLEVLDLHQCCVTEEDMTVLSQVIPLLSSLQELNLSSNKNVGVSSDPLLGRLRFLPKLKSVAISNCGLGEESFSSLAEAALHLPELEILDLSWNKCVGGNLKLLLGALKLATEIQVLRLSSCNLVAEDLALLTLLTQDGHLARLRKLDLSYNNNISDEGWVVFCQGLAVFKELSELDVSLRPSSCRDCGTWFSELLAALTKLPALAELGMQRWVLSESQRKRLESFNQDNKRNIRFDC, from the exons cttcTTTACTGCCATTTCTCCCAGAGCTGGAAGAGATCAGCCTGTCCTGGAATGGTTGTGTTGGTGGGACTTTGAAAGCTCTCACTGTTCATCTTCATCATGTGAACCTGTTAAAAGTCCTTCGACTTAACAACTGCAGGCTGACAGCTGAGGATGTCACCTCCTTAG GAGAGGCATTTGAACTTGTTCCTCAACTTGAAGAACTGGATTTATCATGGAACAGTAACATAGGTGGAAAACTATCACtcctgacaaaaaaaatcccGAAAGGATGCAagataaaacttctgaaaattacaGACTGTAACCTGACAGCAAAGGATGGAGAATCCCTTG ctGAAATTCTAAATGTGATCCCAAACCTCCAAGTATTAGATCTCTCTATCAACAAACACATCGGCTGCAGCATGAAGGTTATTGCTCAGGATCTGAAAAATGTGCCAGGCTTGAAAGAGTTAAACTTGCACATGTGTGGATTAAAGCAAGACAGCCTCCAGGGCTTAG aCGCCGCTTTACAGCACCTTGCCGAGCTAAGAAAATTAGACATATCATGTAACAAAGAGATCGGTGGTGGCTTTAAAGACTCAACAGCTCATTTGGCCAGCTTGAAAAATCTTGAAGTCCTTGATCTCCACCAGTGCTGTGTAACAGAAGAGGACATGACCGTTTTGT CCCAGGTGATACCTTTACTCTCCAGTCTTCAAGAGCTGAATTTATCCTCGAATAAAAATGTAGGAGTCTCATCTGATCCTCTTCTGGGCAGGCTCAGGTTTTTACCAAAGTTGAAATCTGTGGCCATCAGCAATTGTGGTTTAGGCGAAGAGTCGTTTTCATCACTAG CTGAGGCTGCCCTTCACCTTCCTGAACTGGAGATATTAGACCTTTCTTGGAATAAGTGCGTTGGTGGGAACCTAAAGCTGCTTTTGGGAGCACTAAAGCTTGCAACGGAGATTCAAGTGTTAAGACTGAGCAGCTGTAACTTGGTGGCTGAAGATTTGGCACTTCTAA CATTACTGACGCAGGATGGCCATCTAGCCAGGTTACGGAAGCTGGATTTGAGTTATAATAACAACATCTCTGACGAAGGGTGGGTCGTTTTCTGTCAAGGCTTAGCAGTATTCAAAGAACTCTCAGAGCTGGATGTCAGCCTTCGCCCATCATCCTGCCGTGACTGTGGGACGTGGTTCAGCGAGTTGTTAGCAGCACTGACAAAGCTGCCTGccttggcagagctggggatgcaAAGATGGGTCCTTTCAGAATCGCAGCGGAAACGACTGGAAAGCTTTAATCAagacaacaaaagaaacattcGTTTTGACTGTTGA